The nucleotide sequence CGAGTCCGGGGTGCCGGTCGCGACCGTCAAGTTCTACCTGCGCGAGGGCCTGCTCCCGCCCGGTGAGCGCACCAGCCCGAACCAGGCGCGGTACTCCGCGGCGCACGTCCGGCGGCTGCGGCTGATCAAGGCGCTCACCGAAGTCGGCGGGCTGTCGCTGGCCTCGGTCGGCGTCGTGCTGAGCGCGATCGACGGCGACCGGACCCCGCACCGGACCATGGGCGTCGTCCAGGAGGAGCTGGCCGGGCCCGCGCCCCAGGTGTCCGAGGAGGCCGCCGAGTGGGCGGCCGGCCTGCTGGCGGGCCTCATGGACCGCCGCGGCTGGAAGGTGCACTCCCCTGAGCACCGCGCGATGGCCAACCTCGTCGCCGCGCTGGCCACGGCCAAGGAGCTCGGGCAGGCGAAGCTGATCGAACGGCTCGAGGAGTACGCCGTCCTGGCGATGCGCGTCGCGGAACTCGACGTCGAGGTGGTGAACGGCCTGACGTCGTTCGACGAGATCATCGAGGCCGGCCTGGTCGCGACCGTGCTCGGCGACCGGATCTTCGCCGGCCTGCGCCACCTCGCCCAGGAACAGGTGTCCCGCAAGGTCCTCGGCGGTTAGTCCGAGACGCTGAGGGTGGGGGCGACGCGGTTGAAGACGTCCTCGCGGCCCGAGTTCTCCTGTTCGGCCGGCACGGTGACCGAGAGGATCCACAGGCTCGTGCCCGCCTGGATCAGGTTCATGAACGTCACCCGGGTGCCGCCGGCCCCGTCGCGGTCGGGGAGGTTGCCGCCCTCGGTCACGCGGTACGTCAGCGTCGTGCCCTTTTTGTCCGCCAACGGCGACGGGTTGAAGAGCTGGAACCCGTTGCCCTGGTAGGACGTCTTCAGCCAGTTGATGTATTCGACGTCGTCGGGGAACTGGGTGAAGTACTTCACCAGCCGCTCGACCCGCAGCGACCGGCGGCCGTCGGGGGAGACGTACTGGACCGCCGTGCTCGCCCCGAACTTCGTCGTCGTGTGCGGGGCGACGAACTTCTGCCAGCCCTCCGGCACCTGGAGGCCGAACTGCCCGCCGTTGCCGGTCGCGAAGCTCGCGTCGCCGGACTGCTGGACCAGCGTCGGCGGCGGCACGTCGGTCGGGCCGTTCGACGGGCTCCGCGGCGCGGCGGCCGGAGGCAGCAGCGACTGGCCGCCGACCGTCCTGGCCAGCGCGAACCCGCCACCCGCGGCGAGCAGGAAGAGCAGGATCGCCACCGCGACGAGCACCGCGGTGGCCGTGGAGCTGCGCCGCGCCGGCCGCGGCGGAGGCGGTGCGACGAACATCGTCGGCGCACCCGAGGTGGGGCCCGCCGACGGCGCGGGGGCGGGCGGGCGCAGGAACGGCAGCGGGCCGGGGTCGGCGGCGAGCTCGCTGCTCGACGCCTCGGCCTTCTTCTCCGCCTTGGCCTTCTCGGGCAGGACGGTCTTGATCACCTGCGTGTCGGTCGCGTCCGGCTGCGCGGAGGTCTTCTTGCCGTCCGGGGTGTGGAACAGCTCGGGCCCGAACAGGTCGAGCGGCGTCTTCGTCTGCAGCGGGTACAGCCGGTGCCGGACGTCCCGCAGCGTGATCCGCCGCCCCGGCTCCTTCGTCATGAGGGCGCTGATGACGTCGGCGAGCGGGCCGGCCTTCGGCTTCGGCACCTTCCCGTTGACGACCTTGCCGACCGTCTCCAGCGGGTCGCCGTCGGCGTCGTACGGCGGCGCGCCTTCGACCGCGGCGAACAGCGTCGCGCCGAGGCCCCAGAGGTCCGCGGCCGGCGTGACGGCGCCGCCGGAGGCCACTTCCGGCGCGATGTAGGCGGGCGAGCCGAGCATGATCCCGGTGCGGGTCATGGTCGCCTCGGAGACGTTGCGGGCGATGCCGAAGTCGGTCAGCTTGATCCGGCCGTCGCTGGCCACCAGGACGTTGCCCGGCTTGACGTCACGGTGGGTGATCCCGGCGGCGTGCGCGGCCTCCAGCGCGGACGCGACGGCGATGCCGACCGCGGCGGCCTGCCCGACGGTCAGCGGCCCGTGGTCGCGCAGGATGTGCGCCAGGCTGCGCGACGGCAGCAGCTCCATCACCACGAACGGCTGGTCGTCCTCGCGGGCGACGTCGTGCAGGATGATCACGTTCGGGTGGGAGAGGACGGCGATGGCGCGGGCTTCACGCAGCGTGCGCTCCCGCAGCTCGTCCGCTTGCGCCGCCGGGATGCCCGGCGGCACCTTCATCTCCTTGACGGCCACCTGCCGGTGCAGGAACTCGTCGTAGGCCGACCACACGGTGCCCATCGACCCGGAGCCGAGCACCGAACGCAGCCGGTAGCGACCGGCGACCACTCGTGTCTCTTCGCTGGAGGGGGGCACCCGCCAATTGTGGCGTACGGGACCGGCAGTCCCTGCAGGCTGGCCCCCAA is from Amycolatopsis mediterranei and encodes:
- a CDS encoding MerR family transcriptional regulator gives rise to the protein MAELSAESGVPVATVKFYLREGLLPPGERTSPNQARYSAAHVRRLRLIKALTEVGGLSLASVGVVLSAIDGDRTPHRTMGVVQEELAGPAPQVSEEAAEWAAGLLAGLMDRRGWKVHSPEHRAMANLVAALATAKELGQAKLIERLEEYAVLAMRVAELDVEVVNGLTSFDEIIEAGLVATVLGDRIFAGLRHLAQEQVSRKVLGG
- a CDS encoding serine/threonine-protein kinase, which translates into the protein MVAGRYRLRSVLGSGSMGTVWSAYDEFLHRQVAVKEMKVPPGIPAAQADELRERTLREARAIAVLSHPNVIILHDVAREDDQPFVVMELLPSRSLAHILRDHGPLTVGQAAAVGIAVASALEAAHAAGITHRDVKPGNVLVASDGRIKLTDFGIARNVSEATMTRTGIMLGSPAYIAPEVASGGAVTPAADLWGLGATLFAAVEGAPPYDADGDPLETVGKVVNGKVPKPKAGPLADVISALMTKEPGRRITLRDVRHRLYPLQTKTPLDLFGPELFHTPDGKKTSAQPDATDTQVIKTVLPEKAKAEKKAEASSSELAADPGPLPFLRPPAPAPSAGPTSGAPTMFVAPPPPRPARRSSTATAVLVAVAILLFLLAAGGGFALARTVGGQSLLPPAAAPRSPSNGPTDVPPPTLVQQSGDASFATGNGGQFGLQVPEGWQKFVAPHTTTKFGASTAVQYVSPDGRRSLRVERLVKYFTQFPDDVEYINWLKTSYQGNGFQLFNPSPLADKKGTTLTYRVTEGGNLPDRDGAGGTRVTFMNLIQAGTSLWILSVTVPAEQENSGREDVFNRVAPTLSVSD